The Oncorhynchus tshawytscha isolate Ot180627B linkage group LG32, Otsh_v2.0, whole genome shotgun sequence genome includes a region encoding these proteins:
- the LOC121841568 gene encoding 5-demethoxyubiquinone hydroxylase, mitochondrial-like, with translation MLFEAQRIDHILWCVPAGAGTTLLGKEGAMACTVAVEESISEHYNSQIRALMEEDPDRYVELLKLIKEFRDDEMEHHDTGLEHDAESIPGYKLLKGAIQLGCTAAIFVSQRL, from the exons ATGTTGTTTGAAGCACAGAG GATAGACCATATTCTGTGGTGTGTCCCCGCAGGAGCGGGCACCACTCTACTGGGTAAAGAAGGGGCCATGGCCTGTACTGTGGCTGTGGAGGAGAGCATCTCAGAGCACTACAACAGCCAGATCAGAGCCCTCATGGAGGAGGACCCAGACAGATACGTAGAGCTGTTAAAA TTAATAAAGGAATTCCGAGATGATGAGATGGAACATCATGATACAGGACTGGAGCACGATGCTGAATCT ATACCCGGATACAAGCTTTTGAAGGGTGCAATACAACTTGGCTGCACAGCCGCAATATTTGTGTCTCAGCGCCTATAA